One region of Erythrolamprus reginae isolate rEryReg1 chromosome 8, rEryReg1.hap1, whole genome shotgun sequence genomic DNA includes:
- the TSC22D3 gene encoding TSC22 domain family protein 3 isoform X2 produces the protein MSTGVYPLRMEVAVYQLHNFSISFFSSLLGGDVVSVKLDNSASGASVVAIDNKIEQAMDLVKNHLMYAVREEVEVLKEQIKELAEKNSRLEHENSLLKNLASPEQLQRFRSRLPLEAPATPEKKSRGAPAPAQHRAGSAV, from the exons atgagCACCGGCGTGTACCCGCTCCGGATGGAGGTGGCTGTCTACCAGCTGCACAacttctccatctctttcttctcctccttgctGGGGGGCGACGTGGTCTCCGTCAAGCTCGACAACAG CGCGTCCGGGGCCAGCGTGGTCGCCATCGACAACAAGATCGAGCAGGCCATG GATCTGGTCAAGAATCACCTGATGTACGCGGTGCGGGAGGAGGTGGAGGTCCTGAAGGAGCAGATCAAGGAGCTGGCGGAGAAGAACTCCCGCCTGGAGCACGAGAACAGCTTGCTGAAGAACCTGGCCAGCCCCGAGCAGCTGCAGAGGTTCCGCTCCCGCCTGCCCCTGGAGGCCCCGGCCACCCCCGAGAAGAAGAGCCGGGGGGCCCCTGCCCCAGCCCAGCACAGGGCGGGCTCTGCGGTGTAA
- the TSC22D3 gene encoding TSC22 domain family protein 3 isoform X1, translating to MANSPLKDRRSPVGLDCCSCCLDLANGPRGYSGNLGPLFQLREQLACESFGAASELRRPMQQDSLEPVVRDPRYLLSRGICNRNVDQTLLSIVLFFHSASGASVVAIDNKIEQAMDLVKNHLMYAVREEVEVLKEQIKELAEKNSRLEHENSLLKNLASPEQLQRFRSRLPLEAPATPEKKSRGAPAPAQHRAGSAV from the exons ATGGCGAACTCCCCGCTGAAGGACCGCCGCTCGCCGGTGGGGCTGGACTGCTGCAGCTGCTGCCTGGACCTGGCCAACGGCCCCCGGGGCTACAGCGGCAACCTCGGGCCCCTCTTCCAGCTGCGCGAGCAACTGGCGTGCGAGAGTTTCGGCGCCGCGTCCGAGCTGAGGCGCCCGATGCAGCAGGActccctggagccggtggtgcgCGACCCCCGCTACCTCCTCAGCCGCGGGATCTGCAACCGGAACGTCGACCAGACGCTGCTCTCCATCGTGCTCTTCTTccacag CGCGTCCGGGGCCAGCGTGGTCGCCATCGACAACAAGATCGAGCAGGCCATG GATCTGGTCAAGAATCACCTGATGTACGCGGTGCGGGAGGAGGTGGAGGTCCTGAAGGAGCAGATCAAGGAGCTGGCGGAGAAGAACTCCCGCCTGGAGCACGAGAACAGCTTGCTGAAGAACCTGGCCAGCCCCGAGCAGCTGCAGAGGTTCCGCTCCCGCCTGCCCCTGGAGGCCCCGGCCACCCCCGAGAAGAAGAGCCGGGGGGCCCCTGCCCCAGCCCAGCACAGGGCGGGCTCTGCGGTGTAA